In Pangasianodon hypophthalmus isolate fPanHyp1 chromosome 5, fPanHyp1.pri, whole genome shotgun sequence, the DNA window CAAGAACTGGAATTCTTTTGTGTTAGCATGGATGTCTTTCCAACACCTGGCTCTTTTCTTCTGTGGCACTATTCATTTTTGGTTAGCTTATTTCAGGTGGGGCAGAATGGACAGACACAGAAGGACATAAAGTGCAAAGCCATTGTTCTGCATCCCTCACTGCTTCATTTGAGTAGTTGTACCGCTATCTTGTGCCTTCTGTTTGCCCTTGCCTTGACAACCATCAATGTTCTCCAGATCCTTCACATAACTGTGCAGCTCTTGGCCTTATCTTTACGCATGTCCGAGGTTACTGACTCCAGATAGGGTCTACTGGGCATGTGTGAGGTCCTCTTGGTGGCTCTGGAGGACTTCTGGCGTTTCACGttcttgttgttcttgttgACACAGGCTAAGGTGGCAACATGGAATATGTCCCTCACGCTGTTCTCCGACTGCAGCGCAGAACACTCAATGTAGGGAGCCGAGATTTGCTTGGCCATGTTTGATCCCTGCATGATAATATAAGAGAGCTTAAATTGCTGGTAGTCATTCTTCTCTGAGTTCTTACTATAGTCTTAGAACAAATGATTGAGATGAATATTTAAGAACTACTCACCTGATCATATGATACGGGTGTTTGCCTGTGATTTGAAAGTTCCACCAAGGTGCTGAGATCTGTGCGCAGGTCCGACTTGCATCCCACTAACAGCATCTTGGTATTGGGGCAAAATTCTTGGATCTCTCCTTTccactagaaaaaaaacacgattatttaaaatcattcttAAGCAGAATGATGTAATGAATAGAGAGGTAGCCATAGTTATATGACAAAACCATAAATGTCCTGAACATTCTTGGGCACAAAACTACTGGTCAGGTTTCTATTTCAGTGGGTCAAAATTAAATCCCAAATATACAAAAACTCTAATCTTGTTGTTAACCCATATGGAAAACCTTGAGTacaaaaacagaatgaatgTATATGATTTAACCACTTAAATGTAATGCCTTCTATAGCAGTCAATGTGCTGTATCATGTAGTGCATCTCTGCTCTATTAGATTCTGCCACCATGTTTTCTgccattttataccacagcactgtgaaattctcagctctgattggtcagaaggggttgattaattttctatcacagcagctctgacagaaggtTAGACCGTAATTCAAGTGATCTCATTCTAATACactgtcgtttctatagtaataactcattcacagggtttTAAAAGCGAACAACCTTCCTAATTTATCTCGAATAGTAAATGGgttataaacagtttttaaccAAGACAAAtgcataatcattgatatgataaAGTTAGGAGACGGTTAtgtatcatttatggaaggagcctccattgttagtgctttgtaacagtctgtaagTTTTCCTCCACTGAAAAAGCCTTCAGAATAGAGGACttcgtaacatgacaagctgtgtgttttttttttttttgtttttttttgtcttattaacttcgagagaaaacaagagaagctggtgaggaaacaactgtttggaagtttaacaggaactaccttttttcatggatgtttcactacattaaatgtagctataaatggttaaaaagcaaaaGGTGTcgtttgttaataaatttaaaaaaaaagggactcAGTGGCAAATTGCTTAGTTTAAGAGGAATGAAGCATTTAGGGACATGCTGCAAATAATCATCTTTGCATTAGGCTATGTCACTGCATGctcgtgttttatttcttatgtgtaGCACACGGAGAGGTGTCAGTGACAACACAGGTCATAGGTCACAGGGCACGCGACCTCACAAAGACTCCATATCTCTCATACCAAAACGTACAAACACGTCTTCATTAACCCATCATTCTTTGTCCTCAAGTGAGCAAGCAggaatcaaagcaaagcagccAGACCTCCCACACATTCTCTTTATGCTTTGTATGACCTTTTATTTGACCCTCTGAAGTCTAGACTCTGCCATAAACCACTTGAcccagtaaaataaaaacaatccaGATGACAGGCTGCGTGAACACGCCTTTCAACATCAGTTCCTGCTTCACAGGAATGGAGGAAACCACAAATTAAAGCTGTATTCATTACAGACCTTCTTTAGCACGCTGTCCAGGGTTTCTGGTCTGCTGATGTCAAAACAGATGAGGACTGCATCCGAGTCAGGGTAGGACAGTGGGCGCACGTTGTCGTAGTATGGTGACCCTGTAAAAACAAAGGTTAAACACACAgcttaattaatgctatgctttACAGGCCAGTCCTTTTCACAGTGATATCTATTGTCATTTATGCATTGACATTTGCAACAGAATTGATTTCTTTAGCCTTCTTCAGGACATGCCTTTAAAGTTACTGAGAATTAACTATTAACTATTTCACATCTCATATTCCTACTCGCAGAAAGACATTCTCATGGTTCAGTCAAGGATCCAACCAGAGTAAACCTTATGAAATGTAGGTTGTTTTAGACTTTGTTGTGAGAAAATACAGCAATACGACTGGGAACACCAGATCTTTCTTATTTTGTGGTAAGCCGTTTGACGTTATTGGGGTTTACCACATAACAGTGAAGATGTCCAGACATGGATTTTTAGCAACAATTTATGTAGCCAAGTGGCCATATAGGATTCCTCTAGGTTGAGTTctggagaggttttttttttccccagtgcaaaatgaacaattttttgAGTTTAGCAAATTTGGGTCATCATGACAAGGCTCTTTAAGGAGGAAATGATGTGGAGTAGGCTTAACCCTTAATCAGTAATGTTACTTTTTAACTCCATTGGATTTAAGTaacacatataaaaataaaataaaataaaatagatatgTTGAGTAATTTGTTTTTTGAACATTGCcctattaaaatatattttttaaaaaaaaagtcaaaatactaatttttaaatgttttaattaacgAAGAAAGTGAACCATAATTATGAGTTTCTGTTTTCCTCCCTTTTTATAACATGCCATACATATGttgcagtttgtttgtttgtttatttatttatttgcaattaAAGTTCACCCTATCAAGTGAACTGCAACTAAGTATCAGTCCTTAATCCTAAGACCCTCAAGAGTaacaataaatatgtattttccttgcatttttaaaaatgaaggaGCAGCCAAAGTAAATTCCAATGACTTTAACAAAGAAACGGATAGATACACGCAAACAAATACATAACGAAGAGATGAGAAACAAACAACTGTATTCTTATTTGTCAAAAAAAGGGCAGCTCTGTTTCGGCACATAAGGAATAGCAATCAAAACAAGGgcacaaaatgtcatttccaTAATGTGTTGCTTTTCAGGCTCATAAATTCAAACCACTGACATGCAAAGAACACCACTGTCACCGTTCAATTTCCTGAGACAGTCCACAAATTCTCCAGTCTCGGAAGCGCCTGCACTTCGTGGTTTTCTAGGTCACAATTAAGACTGGCAAGAGACTCTGTTTGCCTGATGTCTGGAAACTCAGGGTCTGAAAGTAGGAATGATGTTCCAGTGCCAGGAATCTGAGGAATTTGGTTTTTTTATCCACTTAGATGGAAGAGACTTTGTTGACCCCAAACAGTGAAACAAAGAAAGGAGTCGTGTCCTCCTGCCCTTGCACATCACACAAACAAACGTTCCTTTAAGAGCAAGAAGGCGTTTGGGTGCTTAATCACTTCTGTCAGAAACGTTAAGTTATACAAACTCTGCACTCGAGGTACAATGCGCAACATATACGGCTCTGAAAAGCAACTTGAGTTTCACCAGATCATGCAGAAATGCTTCATTTTCTAAGATCTTCCCACCATGCATATTCAAGTATGTGGTAATATTCAGGAAACAAAACCCTCTGAGAAATTTCTGtcattttgctgttattttgcTTCACTAAAGCCTTGATGAAAAATACCTTGGGAAAAATAACTTATATGAGtaccttgtattttttttttctataattcaGCCAGTCTAATGTATTCATAATGCAAGCCAATGTATCCAACAACAACGGATATGTTTGTCTTGGCTCAGACACCAAGTGGAAACAATACGtagctgacttttttttaaactaaggCCAAGGGGATCCTCCCCTTGAATCTTTTTATGCTACATCAGCTGCTTTCCTAAGTCTACTCTGTAGACAAAAACAAGATGGCTGTCACCTAAAGCTATCTATTGGTGTGTAAACAAAGTGAGCCAAATGTGTTGTAAACACCGGACCACCCACAACTACCTCAAGAACAgatctgttttctttctcaaatGGAAACAATGGCTTCTGGAGAGCGTATGTAACGTTTCAACCTAGAGTGTCATTCCACAACCACTTCATGTCtccacaacaaacacagaacacattCCCTCGTTGCTTTCCTGTGGTCAAGTCAAGGCACATCATGACCTTACGTGATTGAAATCACGCCTATCCTGCTCAAGGGAGGAATCCCTGGAACCCTATCCAACTCCACCCCCATTCCTCTAACCCACAATGCAGTGTCGTCTTTCACTGTGGCTTTCTCAACAATATCCATTCAAGACGTTTGGCGCACTCCAGCAGAGTCCCTCAACAAAGTGGGTTAAGTAATAGGAATGTCATTGGAATAGGAAACCCCTCAGGAGAGTGCTCAAAGCTTTGAAAAGAAAATACCAGGGGATGTGAATAGCACTAAAATTAGCCAGCAGCTTGCCCTTTGTTCCAACCTACTTTCAAACTGGTGGATCCTAATTACCGTTTCCAATCTTTCTCCACATACCGCCTTATTAACACCAGTACACGGGGCACTTTCTCTTTTAGAACTCTGAAGCAAAGATTTTTTTACATAGGTCTCAAAAGGTTTCAACATGGACTTATAACTCttctttgtaataaaaaaagaaaaaaccttcaACTTATGTGAATGATTCTAATTGAATGATTGACTGTGAATGATCTAAAGGAACAAGTTCATGTCTCAATACACTTTCAGAGCTTTTTCTTATGGACACCTATATAATAAATCGgtggagtttattcattttaagaagGGTGCGAGGTTGTGGTTATGTGACAGGCACTTTTAAGGGGAGTGTTTTACCAATTTGGGGCTGTTCAATCCCGAAATCTCGCTACCTTAGACTGATTAAGaacattattttgtctttatggACTGTCAGGCCTTCCCATTTGGTGATGACCCAGTGGCTTTCCATCACCATTGGCATGATTGACAAGCAACCTCGGCTCAAACATGTATGGCAAAAACTTAAGGCATCTCATCGTCTAGGACGTATCCTCTTTAAAGTCAGCAGTCATGGGTGAAGGTGGCGGTGAGAAATCCTCCAAAAAAGTCTCTTGCTAAAATCCTTGcttttctccatatttagctagttcaCTAAGCTACTGTCCAGTTTGTTTAGATCGAACACTGTTGGTTCTTCTGTGAATCAGTCAAGCGTGTCACCCTGTCaccctgacttcctgtttcaaaaggaaatacgtCAACATACGGAAACAAATCATGGCTCTCAGGCTGTTTCATGGGGACTTTAAAGAGCCCTCATGTTCTCGGTCACAGTAGTGGCTCCACAGGAAACATCCCAACAGACAGATAAGACATCCTGTATCACTCTGTGAGTAATTCTTGCTTATCCTCTACAAATGGGGCACAGAATGCTAAATGGGCCATTGTTAAGACTCAGTAGCTACACTATTGTTATGACTATGAGTAGCTATTCATATTCAGATGCATGGTGGTGTTAAACCAGGTGCTGGTACAGTGACTTCACCCCAACAAATTTCCATCAACTGGCCTGTTTATCCTAAAGTGATGCCCATTTAAGATTTCCTTGGTTTGAGACTGACATGACCTGTGTATATTTCTACTGTGTACACACCATCTATGCTTGTGGCCACTATTCACTTGGCTGCCCCCAGTGTTACCGAAATCAGCTGGGAAATGAGAAGAGGGTCAAGCCCAGGCAGAGTTCTCATGGCCCCTCCTCCAGCCTATAATGGCAGATTTTAGTAGACAGCTGGCGGAGTCAGTCTACAGAGGGAGATCTGCTCTGGAGTGTGATCACCCCCAGATTTCAACCTCCAATCCGTGTGTCATTAACTGTAGCTAATTGCATGATCTATAGGCAGTACAGCCGCAACTCAAACAGTCGGTGGAGTCTCTGAGACCGCAGGCTGGCGGATTTATACACAACCCTTCACATACCTAAGCCAAACAATAAGACATGTGAGTTATGGCTTTGTCTGAATGCAAGATCCAGAGCTGTGCATTGTCTCTATTGAAAAGCCAAATTGGTTACACATCTTGTGCTAGTATATAAGCTGTGTTCATGTGATTCCAACTACGGATTCTGTGCTTGGAGAGGTGGAGATGCTCCCTGCCCTGACGAATTACCTCCATCCTACTCTGTATCACGTGCATTCAGGAGAGCAGTGTCTCAACGTGCCTTTGCTCGAATGAGCTCAGTTTTTCAGGCTAGTTCAGTATCTCGAATGACCCTGAAGAATTCACATTTCACACCTAGCAAGCAAGGTTCTGTTCGTTCATTACGCAAAACCTTCCCcctttttatttcagtgaacggtcactacatactacacagaaaaatgtattaagTTAATAACCACAGTGTTGAATTCTGCCTAATTGCTGGAATTCTTTAAGTGctaattttatattgtttattttaacactTATGGGTTTAATTCCACACATAGTAATCTTATAGTCCTAACATCTCCTGAGCTCAGACCTTGAAACTCAGCAGTAAGTGCGAATGTAAAGGAGTTCAATGACACATACTGAGAGCTTCTGAAAACATTATGTACAAAAGTCAGAGAGTGATAATCAAaggacagaattttttttcatctggCATGGAAACCTGACTATTATTTCAGGGCAGAAAGCAAATGCAAAAGATCGCATTCTTACCTGACGTGTCCCACAAGCTGAGCTCAATCCTTTGGGAATCGATCTCAAAGCTGGCTGTGTAGTTCTCAAATACTGTCGGCACGTAGTTCTACGTGGGAATAAACaattacaaatacatttataaataaaggcTTATGTTAATTACGatgtattaaaataacataaaattttttactttttatcatAAAAAAGTGTGAAGTACATTTCTACAGGGGAAAATAGTTAAATTGgtgaatgctttttttctttctttcacaaaaGGTTCCAAATAAAACCGTTACAAAAAAGGATCCATTAACCAACcactttttttctaaaagtgtacacTCTCAGAACTTAAGATTACAGACTATACTTTCCTTGTAGCTGGAGTGGTACAATGAATAGTGCATGTACCTTTGTATCTTTAATACCAAGGAAAGTGCATGTGATATAACTAGCCTTTAACTAGCTTCTTGGGTAGTGGTTCTTAAGGACCAATTATTCTGTACCTTAGATTATGCtatatttaaaagtattaaCATAAAGGTACAAAAACATGTCCCCTTGATGGAACCACATCACAAGAAAAAGTAGTGTTTGCTatcttttatttctgagagtgtactgTGACAAGGACGAATGGGACAACTTTGTCTCCACAGCTTCCACTCCACTCTAACACCTTTCTAAAATGCAGAACCACAATGCAGAAGAAGGGAGCTAAAAATAATCATGCGGAAGATCATTACCTCTGGAAAGCAGTCTTTGGCGAAGACATGGAGCAGTGCGGTTTTGCCACACTGACTGTCCCCAATCACGACTATCTTACACTTCACACTCTGACTGGCGTCCATTCCAGACATCAGGCTCGAGTTACTGTCCTTCATGGATCTAAGCAATAGTCCTAAAAGATATCGAGGTCAGAATGAACTCCAGAGAAAAGAGCAGCATCCCCCAATCACTTGATCCTGTGTTTAAAAGCCTCACTTGCTCAGCATTACTCCTGTGCTGCAGCCTGTTCAGCTCTCCTCATGCCATGTGAAAGCAATGAGCAGCCGCTTGCCTTCCTAatgtgtgctcacacacacacacacacacacacgcacacacacacacagccggccCCCTTTTTCTCCCTTTCACTACCGCAAATTGCCTGTTTATACACAAGCACAGAAAGAGCGCCCTCGATTGCCAACAATCATTTCCAGCACCCTTTTTATGGGAACCTGAGTGCTTGAAAAGAAACTGATGAGGAAAATTACCTTCTTTTGTAATCTCTAGCAAAGAGGGTAATTTTAGTGTGCCTGTCTGGCCATAGCTTCA includes these proteins:
- the LOC113535278 gene encoding rho-related GTP-binding protein RhoE; the encoded protein is MKDSNSSLMSGMDASQSVKCKIVVIGDSQCGKTALLHVFAKDCFPENYVPTVFENYTASFEIDSQRIELSLWDTSGSPYYDNVRPLSYPDSDAVLICFDISRPETLDSVLKKWKGEIQEFCPNTKMLLVGCKSDLRTDLSTLVELSNHRQTPVSYDQGSNMAKQISAPYIECSALQSENSVRDIFHVATLACVNKNNKNVKRQKSSRATKRTSHMPSRPYLESVTSDMRKDKAKSCTVM